CCTGCAGGTCGGGTAGGTGATCCGGATATCAGGGCGCTCTTCGCTCCGGCTCACGGGCCAGGGCGGAGGGCGCCCTGCGATGCGGGCAGGTGCACCAACGAGGCGCTCACCTCCCAGAAGCGTCGGGCTAGAGCCATGTCCCGGGCCAGCGGTGCCGGCTCCACCATCTTCTCTTTCTCGAAATACTTTCCCGTGACACCGTCGAGATCGGGGCGCGTGGCCAGGGCCACGACGTGGCCCGCGCCCTTCTCGGCGCTGATGAAAAAGGGTCGGAACAGGGCGATGAAGGGCTTCGCCCAGGGGGGCGCGCCGGACCAGATGTTCGTGTTCACCGAGCCCGGATGGACGCTGTTCGACGTGACACCCCGGCCCTTGAGACGCAGCGCCAGCTCCTCGGCGAAGAGCACATTGGCGAGCTTCGAGCGCGCGTAGGCCCGCATGATGGAATAGCCGCGCTCGAAGCCCAGGTCGTTGAAATCGAGGCTGCCCTGACGGTGGCCGATCGAAGCGACGGTGATCACGCGCGCCGGCGCGCTGCGCACGAGGAGGTCCAGGAGGAGGTTCGTCAGGAGGAACGGGCCCAGGTGGTTGACGGCGAAGGTGGCTTCGATCCCTTCCGCGGTCAACCGCCGCGTCCGGTTCACACCGCCCGCATTGTTCACCAGGATGTGGAGGCGGTCGTGGCCTCTCTGGACGGCCGCCGCCAGCTCGCGAATCGCCGCCTGTGAGGAGAAATCGCCGATCAGGCTCGAGACATCTTTCGAGCCGCTCCTCGCGACGATGTCGGCGAGGGCGGATTCGGTGCGGGCTCGGTCCCGCCCGGTGATGATGACCCGGGCGCCGCCCCTGGCCAGCTGAATGGAGGCCTCAGCTCCGATGCCGCTGGTCGCGCCGGTGACCAGCGCGGTCTTACCTCTCACGTCCCAGGCCATCACATTTCCCCCTGTCAGCCCCGTCTTCGCGGTCGAATCGTGCGTCGGCGGCTGTTTGCGCTGCCAGCAGTTGGTTCGCTCTTACTGCAAAACGTCCCGCATCCTGCGCCGGGCCACCCTCACCCCGATGCCGGCCGACCTAGGCCGTCGGCTTGCGCGCAAGCTCGTCGCGCGGTACGCTCCAGGCGGCCGACCTCCCCGGCATTGCGCTGCATGTTAAACCGTCAAGGACATCGAAGGAGGAGTCGAAATGAAGCGTCTCAAGGGACCTGTCCTGCTATCAGTCAGTCTCGTGATCGTCCTGGCTGGGCTGGGTGCGGCTGTTGTGCTTGCCCAGCAGCCGAAACCCGCCACGCCGGCGTGGGCCATCAACGCCACCATTATCGAGGCTTGCAGCTGCTCCATGTTCTGTCCATGCTATTTCAGCACGAAGCCGTCGCCCGAGCACGAAGGTCACGGCGGCGGCGAGCACTACTGCCAGTTCAACATGGGTTACCACGTCAACCGGGGAAGTTACGGCACCGTCAAGCTGGATGGGATCAAGTTCTGGATCGCCGGTGACCTGGGTGACGACTTTGGAGACAACCAGACGGAGTGGGCCGAGGTGACCTTCGAGCCCTCGGTCACGAAGGAACAGCGCGATGCCGTTGCTGGCATCCTTTTGGGCCCCGGGCACATCT
The DNA window shown above is from Candidatus Polarisedimenticolia bacterium and carries:
- a CDS encoding SDR family oxidoreductase: MAWDVRGKTALVTGATSGIGAEASIQLARGGARVIITGRDRARTESALADIVARSGSKDVSSLIGDFSSQAAIRELAAAVQRGHDRLHILVNNAGGVNRTRRLTAEGIEATFAVNHLGPFLLTNLLLDLLVRSAPARVITVASIGHRQGSLDFNDLGFERGYSIMRAYARSKLANVLFAEELALRLKGRGVTSNSVHPGSVNTNIWSGAPPWAKPFIALFRPFFISAEKGAGHVVALATRPDLDGVTGKYFEKEKMVEPAPLARDMALARRFWEVSASLVHLPASQGALRPGP
- a CDS encoding DUF1326 domain-containing protein codes for the protein MKRLKGPVLLSVSLVIVLAGLGAAVVLAQQPKPATPAWAINATIIEACSCSMFCPCYFSTKPSPEHEGHGGGEHYCQFNMGYHVNRGSYGTVKLDGIKFWIAGDLGDDFGDNQTEWAEVTFEPSVTKEQRDAVAGILLGPGHIYPWKWGSFTVGKDAPVEWKATKERAEARLDGGKAGEIILVHNPTSMTGDQTVIKNLKYFGAARNDGFILMPTESHAYRVGPKPFEFKGTNGFMITIDMNSKDVH